The following coding sequences lie in one Osmerus mordax isolate fOsmMor3 chromosome 13, fOsmMor3.pri, whole genome shotgun sequence genomic window:
- the LOC136955744 gene encoding ADAMTS-like protein 3: MSTLSSLSSWVASVWSRCSAPCGSGWQQRQVSCQQVEAGGGVRTLAPSVCGRNTRPADTQECSADSCPAWVTSPWGKCSGRCLGPTLTVQKRAVVCKHSNGSSHQDCDLKHRPQNVRNCSSELCDVQWRVGLWRACTVACGSGFQSRRVDCAHRRTGRTLADHHCSWHKRPATWQNCNNTTCGSECQDTTHYCAVVKRLKLCPIQMYKQRCCESCSEEAGAT, from the exons ATGTCGACCCTGTCGTCCCTCTCCAGCTGGGTGGCGTCTGTGTGGTCGCGGTGCTCCGCCCCCTGTGGGAGTGGCTGGCAGCAGAGGCAGGTGTCGTGCCAGCAGGTGGAGGCGGGCGGAGGGGTCAGGACTCTGGCGCCCTCTGTCTGCGGGAGGAACACAcgcccagcagacacacaggagtGTAGCGCTGACAGCTGTCCGGCCTGGGTCACCAGTCCCTGGGGAAAG TGCTCTGGGAGGTGCCTAGGCCCCACCCTGACAGTGCAGAAGCGGGCGGTGGTCTGTAAACACTCCAACGGTTCATCTCACCAAGACTGCGACCTCAAACACAg GCCGCAGAACGTGCGTAACTGCTCGTCAGAGCTGTGTGACGTGCAGTGGCGTGTGGGCCTGTGGCGAGCGTGCACGGTGGCATGCGGCAGTGGGTTCCAGTCTCGGAGGGTGGACTGTGCCCACAGGAGGACTGGTAGGACCCTGGCAGACCATCACTGCTCCTGGCACAAACGCCCTGCCACCTGGCAGAACTGCAACAACACCACTTGtggga GTGAATGCCAGGACACAACACATTACTGTGCTGTGGTGAAGAGACTTAAGCTTTGCCCCATTCAGATGTACAAGCAGAGGTGCTGCGAGTCCTGCTCAGAGGAAGCAGGCGCCACCTAG